TCAGAATTTAAGATGAAGCTCACTAGAACCTTAAAAAAGGCtgctgagatttttgatgttcaagTGTCTAAAGTTAGTTCCCTTGAATTAGCTTTTTGATGAAGttgagaagtctcttgatagAGAATGTGAATTCTATAGCATTATTGAATCCTTTTCTAAAAATATTGAAAATCTTGTTCAAAGAAACCACTCTACAGCTCGAaaagattagtttgcttgaatatgttgttaaagaagattcaattagagaaaaacgtttaatcGAAACTCATTCATCAGATCCGAAAAACTTTCgttttgaaaaagagaaacttgttgaatctcatCGTCTACCCTAGGAATAGTACAACtccttgaaaagggaaaactctgttttaaaaaGTAAGTCTTCTTCTATGCCTATCTCTAATACTCATGTGGTATTACCAAGCATGGAGATATTTTATTCTAAGGAATTTCCTGCTAAGAGACTATCACGTTACTTACAAAACTCCAAAAATTTTGTGAGTCTTAAACGAGATACTTATGACATTTCTTATCCACGAACTTGTTCATTTTGTGGGAAAAGGAATCACAATGttctacattgttttgctagaaagaaacagatttctgatcttcaaaatctatttCTTTTTACTGTTGACAGAGTAAATCttctgacgacatctacaatggatttcattcctgcaaaAAACCAACAGTCTCATAAATGAGGTTTTCACAAGGTCACTCATCTAGAAATCTCTACAGGAATCATGTCTCTCCTTATGGTGCAAACTCTTATGCCACAAATATACACATTCCTAGTGTTTATGAGAATAAATCTGGTAGACCTAAGTCTAGGAGATGGAATTCTCACAATTCTGACCCTCTGGAACccatctctagaggtcctagacttaatcctcataaAAATCCTTCTAATGGATATTCAAAAGGGTCTATGTTTAATTCTCCTGGAATAAGATAtaaccgaaggaaggtaaggaatacacCACACAAACACTCAAAAGGTATTTACAACTCTTCCCTCAATATTCGTAGTGGGATTACTTCTCACTCTACTACCTAAGTCTAGGTAATTTCATTCTTGTACCTAACTttagagttgcaaggatgatatttgcgAGATGCTCAAATTCACTGTATTTTATCGTTTGATCGAATGGTTTGTGTTAATATAGTTTTCTCCATTTACAAAagttgagtcatatcttgactccCAGTCTAATGTATCTTTGTTTGTGTGTTGTAATTTAAAGCATCTTCAAAAATTTTGAGCCATGAAAAGATATGATTTATTTGAAACAAAgtgtattttcttattttggatcttGTCTGATCCATTAACTTTTTGTTTCTGGGCCGCAAACGTCTGTGTCTTCTTCTTGAGAGCTTTTAGGGTTTACTTAACAAGGGTTCCTTCTCTTGTTctcgaacatatatatatatatatatatatatatatatatatatatattgttcctTTAATCccttataataataaaaaatatggaGATCTCTTCAAGACCTCGGAAAATCGTGaatcttgatatggaagaagacatttgaataagtgggggtacaacaaccacattcAACAATTCggctagcaatctgtatggacaaactccaatatactttctagagaatcaacgagacagtcagactcaatctagataaaaagtatatcaaagagtttatatctcaatctctcgatttgatatttactcaagcaaacagaaatctgcgagtctttatcaaaaagggataacttggatggtaccaaagaccaatatccaagtgtcaatcaatttaaatcaaaaaccaaaagttcggatattctaattgattgaagaacgcacaacctgtgatatttcaattatataacaaaatataatgcggaaaagaaataacacagacaccagaattttgttaacgaggaaaccgcaaatgcagaaaaaccccgtgtcctagtccagattgaacacacactgtattaagccgctacagacactagcctactccaaactaacttcggtctggactgtatttgaaccccaataaatctcacactgatccaaggtacagctatgctcctacgcctctgatcccagcaggatgctactgtttatgggtgaaaatcgtttctgccgattttggtagttccgataggtgagtgagaaacagatataaaccctaaacaaatgtactgcacgggagtactttagattcgagagatcaatctgtacaactccggcttaaaccaagaaatgaccgttccagatttgcttcggtcacaaagaggaggagaagggatggtttagggagggaagcgaagagagtgttgagaccagaacagttctggaagagtattacttgacttgtatcagaaggtgaaagcttttgggaaagctagcaaagttgcctttctgagtattgtatttctccgggccaaaaacttgttgtcttggtggaaataggtaagacctatttatacaaatctaagtgaaacgtactctggcctcgtaagaaaaagaaatggatgagttaaatgggaagaggtggtaacgcctggtattgatggaatttgatggaactgATGtttcataatgaaagagcgtttcaccgtTACTTCCTGCATTGACTAACCTTTTTAtccttaatacactgtcttgaaacgggcatttgtgtaagcagcacgctgtaaaccgccaaaccaaaaccttaaagagcatcccccagtttgtgacatgtattgatgtctcaagtgttttcgtggaaaacctgtagcatgtcgctggtgtttgataagttgagcttgagagatatGTCGGCTCAGTGccgaccttcaacggtcgagattttgtattttgagaggaatcgtggcctttgatgtaggcgcgacatGCCAAAGTTCAAAGgtcgcatggcatgtgccaatgtctTGTATGGAATTCCTTGGCtgtaggttgcgcatcgggtgcatgtggcaatgccaaaatgcaagtgttgcatggcatgtgccaatggcgcgcgtNNNNNNNNNNNNNNNNNNNNNNNNNNNNNNNNNNNNNNNNNNNNNNNNNNNNNNNNNNNNNNNNNNNNNNNNNNNNNNNNNNNNNNNNNNNNNNNNNNNNccaaatttctaaaaacaggttcttcattagatttagggttctaaggatttggggaagaacatgagtgAGGTCAATTGGGTAAGTGACAGAGTTTTTGTTGGGATTTTTAGTTATATTTTGAATTAGGATTTCAGTTTTgggtttgtaaatactgtattttctGAGTTTCTGGATGTGGCGTTTTGATCCATCATTTCTTCCATGAGCGTGAAACTGATGAATATGAAGTTGAATCCGAGTCATTAGCAAAGTGCCAACACTCATAAGATCGGACCAACTCTAATGAGGGGTTCATCAGACCTTTTGCATCTGCCACCTAAGCATTAACGGCACTTTAACAAATTTCTAAAAAACGGGGACATTTTTTTAGTGTAATGTGAAATATAGGAGTACTTTATCAAAAAGccctttttatttttgattttttttttctttctgttctTCTTTCAGATTATAGTAATATAATTTATGGTTGATAGTTCTCATATCACATCCATTAACTTAGCCACTTCCTACATGTTTCGTGATATGATTTTCTATGTTGCATCCGTCAAAATTTgcctaatacaattctaatacATTTCCAAGCTGCGTCGGCACCCATGTTGTGGAGACGGTCACAAACCACGGTGAAAAGTAAAGATAGATCTCGTAATATCTTCTGGTGTGACAATGAAGGTAGGCATTATTTTTCAGAACTCAAAGCTGAAATCTCTACTATTTATCGAAAACTATAGAAAATCTAGCTTCACTTTAGTTTTCAATTACCATATTTTATCACAAGAGTAAGAATAAAACTACCAAATAAAAGACACCAACAACTAGCTAAATTAAGCAAATATACCATAACAGATATGTGCTACTGAACATGCACAAGGCTCTCCACCAGAGTTGAAACCGTGGAGATTGCGGGATAGTACGCGTCCTCACTGATGGAAATCTCTTTGCAAGACTTGGTTTTCCAATTGTAAAAATGGCACGTGAGTTGATAATCATCGTAGGATTCTATGACTATCAAGTCTGTCCCTACAACTGAATGGAAACTGATATCCCGATCGGCGTTCCAGAAATAAGGTAGTATAATAGTAACTTCGTTCCAATTATGGTTACCGCTGCCACTCGTGCTAGTATTCTTCTCTTTGTTTTTCCCATGAACATCACCAAATACCCATAGCGTGGCAGTGTAATCACTCATTTTGCTGACTAGAGCTAAGCAGCCTTCCAGTTCTATTAAATAGTTAGGACTAGTGCCGTCCCGATAAACATGCCTTggttgattaaggatgaaactGGGGATCGTGATCACTCTGAACTTCTCAGCACCAACATCAAATGCCACTATCTTGTCATTACCAAGCTTTCCTGCTTCCATAAAAGTTGAGGTGCAATAATATATCGAACCATTCAGATAAACTGTGTGTCTGCGTCTGTAATCCTCAACTTCAAGCTCAAATGGTGGGAGCTCAGTCCTTCTCCATATGTTGTCTCCTACAGTTAAGACATCACACGCATAATTACAACGGGACTTGTTGATGGAATCAAATACGCGCCATATACGTATAACTTTGTGCTTCTTTGTGGCAGGATCGAATCCCAGTTCATAGTAAGGTGTTCTTTctggttttttttctttgtcttcaacaACGTCCTTCTTCGACAACTTTGATTCAATCCATGGTGATACTTGAAGGGTACTGACATTCCATATACAAATACCAGAGAAATGATTTGAGTAAAAACCGATAACTCCATTTACAGGTCCAAAGAAACCTTCATTTTCACATGGAAAATCCATCTTGCTTATTGTGTCAATCGATGGTGCTCTTCCTTTGCCTTCAAGCATTAAGTCAACTATCTGGAGATTCACTTTCAAAAAAGTTGTTCGGCATTGGGTATTCCATTTGCGCCGATACTGAGTTCTCTGTGCAAATAGGGTTGGACGGTGGTATGGTAATGGAACGATGACAAGAAGATTCGGATGCTTTTTGGATTGGTTAAGGTGTAAATCTATGAAGTAGGAGTCTTCCTCAATGAGAAACCGCCAACGTTTACATACGCATTTGAATCGTATAAGTGACTTCACCGGTAGTCTGCTTAGTATCTCGCATACAATGACATTATCATCCTGAAAACTAATACGAGCAGTAGTACTATTTTGTACTGTGCTTTTGGCCTCGCATACAATGCCATTATCATCATGGAAACTGCAACTATTTAATGGTACTGTGCTGTTGGCCTCAGTTAGATGGGATGTTTtggtgatttttttcttttttctgcgtCGCTTGCCTTCAACAGGCTGAAGCTTTAATTTTCTTTGTAACCACTCTTTGTTTCTTTTAAATAAATCCCGAAggttcaaaaataaaagataaggcAGAATCAATATGAATTCTGTACATGTGATCATCACTAGAATTATATAACTTAGGCTCAGACAAATATATTTGTACAAAATTCTAAACCAGGAGGAGAGAGCTGGATGCATACCACTGTTGTTGATCTTCATTGAAATTCCTTGATATTGAGGGGCGGAGCTGATCATCATCAAGGTTAAAAagagaaagttagggttttgtattgTATTTGGAGATTTGTAACCGGAGGACTCAGAGCCCTCTTACAGACCAGGCCAGATAGACTATTATTGCCTAGAGCCTCACATTGTTGGGGCCCAACATTTTAATTCCTAGTTTTCTTATTCATCCGGTAATTCAAGGAAAGATATTTGACAAAATATAAGATGAGATGAAGAGATAAATTGTTCTCTAAACCTATTAACATTTGTAACCCTATCTATGGCTAGGGATTGGGCAGACAAGGAGACTAACAATGTCAAGGAATAGAGCTGAATATATTACGTTTATGAATCACTTCGGTTACAGTACTCTACAATGAATGGGTACAAGGATGTGCTTAGGGAATTGGACTGGTTATCTTGGTCTGTAATGTTAACTATTGAACAAAGATGATCAGTGGATGTTTTGGATACAAATATCAGCTTTTTCAGCCATAACAAATTTAAGACACAAAATAGGGTAGGTCAAACTGCAACATCCAAATTGATGCGAGGAAAAGTTTTTACAAATTTAAGGGAAGAATACTACATGCCCTTATCTAAAAGTGTTTAGGAAAAGCTTTTTACAAGAAGTATGTAAAAAACTAACTGAGGTCTATTAACATGAAGTATGTCAtcaaaaaatttaaagaaaatcTTGTTGGCTTCAGTAATTTCCTTGGTTCTCCATGAATAGCTATTTACAAGGTTAACCACATTCTTGTTATCACAAAAATCGTTCATCATTTCCTGCAAGACATACAAATGAAGTTAATCACAAGATAACACACATAAAAAATCCTAATAACATGGATGGATGTGAAGATAACCTTAACCTAAATGCTGAACTTCAAAGTTACCTGGGTACATTATCTTCTCCATCTAAGTTTTGATGTGAAGGCGCAGGTCTAGGAGCCCCAAAAAGTGTTGAGTGTAGATTACCAATTAGTTTGTTCATATCTATTGCTGGTGAAGAGCCCTGGTTATATTACAGCCAGAATaaacattatttcaagaaaatcCTAAGTAGTAAATACCATATACAAAAAGCCCCATTACCAAAATTCCATTAACCTAAACGAGTTTAACTGAAATGCACTGTTCAAATAGAGTGTAGTACCATAAAATAGATGACAAATATCATGGGACACAAAACAGAAAGCCCCATTACCAATATTGTAGGGATCAGAACGTAAACATAGAGTATTTGTAGTGTACAGTATCATGGGGCAGAAAACATGAGAACCAAAAGCCTACAAAAGTAAAACCAAATCCCTCACCAACGGCTTCCCCAATAGTATTCACTCCATTTTTGGATCCAAAGTAGCAATATTGCCAGATCCTACAATTATACCAGGGAGGTCCCTAAAGTTCGCTCCCTGTAAATTGAACATGTATGATATACCAAAAGAACCAAACACGAACTAGTTCCTTCCCTCTCTAGCCAGTCACTAACCTTTTTCCGAGGGATTTGACAAATGCGTAAAAAGTAAAAACTCATCCTCAGATAATGGATTAAGACAATGATTGTACAACATAGACCTTCCTATCTTAACTTCATCCTAAAGTAAAACGTTAGGACATCATAATGATACTCCTATAAAACAACAAGATTAAACATTGTATTGCAGATCAAATGGAAAATCTAATATTATTTATGTAAACAAAGAGATCGGATAAAAATCCCAAGTAGTATATACCATATACAGAAAGCCCCAGTACCAAAATTCCATTAACCTAACGAGTTTAATTGAAATGCACTGTTCAAATAGAATGTGGTAGGTGCTTTTGTAGaaaaattaaattaaccataaaatAGAAGACAAATACAATATTGTAGGGATCAGAACTAAAACATACAGTATTTGTAGTGTACAGTATCATGGGACACAAAACATGAGAACCGAAAGTCTACAAAAGTAAAACCAAGTCCCTCACCAATGGCTTCCCCGATACTAATAGTATTCGCTCCATTATTGGATCCAAGGTAGTAACATTGTCAGATCCTACAATTATACCAGGGAGGTCCTTAAAGCTCGCCCCTTCTAAGTTGAACATGTACGATATACCAAAAGAACCAAACACGAAGTAGTTCCTTCCCTCTCTAGCCAGTCACTAATCTTTTTCGGAGGGATTTGACAAATACgtaaaaaatcatcctcagataaAGGATTAGGACAATGATTGTACAGCTTAGACCTTCCTATCTTAACTTCATCCTAAAGTAAAACATTAGGATATCATAATGATACTCCTCTAAAACATCAAGATTAAACATTGTATTGCAGGAATCAAATGGAATTGATGTAAAGAAAGAGATTATGCATTGTATTTCAAGAATCAGATGAAATTTCAAATATTATTTATGTCTACAAAAGATCAAACATTTTTCAAGAATCAAATGAAAACCCTAATTAttataaaaacaacaaaattaaacATTATATATATTTCAAGAATCAAATGAAAATCCTAATAATTATGCAAACAAAGATATTAAATATTGAATTTCAAGAATCGaatgaaaaccctaaatcaaatgtACCTGGCTTTCTTTCCCCCTTTCAAGATGTTCTCGGAAGTATGATTTCTTTCGCAATAACAGCCTTGGAAAACCCTAATTATTACGACAATGAAAATCCTATTGTTATGCAAACAAAGAGATTAAACATCAAATTTCAACAATCAAACGAAATCTGTAAAACATACCTGGTTTTCTTtatcctcctcatcatcaccaaCTTCTTTTGCTACAACTTCCCTAGCACCATCACGATAGACAGTAGCCATAGCCATAACCTTCTTCTTGGAGATAATTCTTGCGTTAATtgcttttgttgatgatgtttggtTTACATATGATTTAGACaataccaaatctccttcatAACTCCTTACATTAGCCATAACTTGTCCATATTGAGAAATGGAAGCAATAGCTTCAGATATGGTTCCAGTTCCACCATTAGACCTAGCAACAGATCTTAGAACAAATTCCTTAGAATTATTAAGCATTTTTCTTATCTTGGTTTTAGTGTTTCTTTTCTAGTCGTCTTTCTTTTTGTTGAAATAACGAAGAGTAGAGAGAGATGATGAGTATTTATAAGCATCGGGATCTATTTATTAAGACAAGGAAACTCAGGCCGGTTGAttgaaagaataagaagaatgtAGAGAAACAAACTGaacaaaggaggaagaagaagacccgATTTTTCACTTTTCCTTTTCGTTTCGGTCTATATTTATTTTCACAAACAACATAACTTGGGCACCCTTCTTTTAGTTTGGGGCCTACCTCCTTCGTGGCATGTTTCAGTATCAGAAGTAAAAGTCGGTTTCAGATGTCAGTAGCCAAATTATTTTGCTtcataaaataaataatttttctactttcaaAAGTCGTTTCAAAATAATATTTACCCAattgattttttggttttttacttCTAGAAATCAAAAGCTACTTCTCGGTGTTTATCCAAACACCTCATTATTAACTTATTTTTTTTGTACAGTTCCACAATTTTTTATACAACCAGAACCGAAAACGATAAATTCGGATTATTGATTCCCAAACCAACAGTAGGATTTCAGTTTATAACAGTTCATGTTTGTTAAATAGAGAAAAGATTGTTACAGATTATGCATATGGATCTGATAAATACAAACAGTTTTTGTGGAGGTTCCTTTCTCTTTTTCACCAAAAACGTTTTTTCCTTTTAATTATAAAAGTTTTCTCTTTTAAAGACTTTTGCATCTTTAAATCTAGATGCAGTAGGATTTGATCTGAGATTTCAGATTTGCCGAGTAGATGTGGGTTTCTGTAATTAGTGAATTTGGATTTCAATAAGACAATAttagattttagatttttgtttttttatttactttgAATAAATATTGGCCATGGCTACTTCTTCAACTAATCTCTGAAATCTTCGACTCTGATGTGAATGTTATTCCGACCTAAGAGGAATTCGTTTCTGGAAGTTTCAAGTCGTGTGATGTTAGAACCAAAGATGTGGATTTGTTGAAGCGGATTTTTTCACCAAATATTGTCTTAACAATCTCATGTTGGACGAATTATTTTTCCAGTATTCTCTCAAACAATTGCAACAACTTCGGATATCAGTGATTTTCTTTCAAAGAAGTTTTGGATAATCTCAAGCTTCCTACAATAGATTCAATTATTTATCTGGAAGGTTATTCAGGTTAATGATGGACGAATTTTGGTATATTAGATTATTGATTTTGATACAACTTCTCTGATGGTTGAGGCAAAATggaaaactcaattaattaaagaTCTAAATCTCATTGATGTGATTATTATCAGATATCAACATTGCATTCTTAACCTTATATTCTGCCTTCTTTATTTTAACTTGCACATTGACAAAAACATTTTGGTTCCAATCATTCAAAACTTGTTAAAGATTTTTCAATCttttcatgaaaataaaagcagGGTCTCCGACCATTGGTTGGACCAACAATCAGTTATAACTTACAAGAACTTCTGATGAGATAGCCACATCATTTGAAACTTTTTATGAACATTTTTGTTCTTAGGAATGTTAGCTCACCCTTACAATAAATGAGCATGATCTGACACTACTCTCAATCCAGTTTTGTAACCACAATATTCGTCTAGCTGCAGCTAttgctgattaaagacaactcTGTCAAGATTACAAAGAATTTTGCTACTTCAAAAATTTAAGTACTTCCAATATTACTGATTCAAGATTTTCACTATAATTTGTTTCAATCTCACTGTCTTCATGTTCAAGAGGACCGAATATTCCGATTTCCGACAACCTTTCCTCACTGGTTGTTTTTAATTGTGCTTCCTCCTGAatgaaattaaaaaccaaatattcACCCTCCACTTTTGATCTATCATAAATATCAAAAGGAATGGGAATATAAGATCTAGTATATTCCCTAACATCTCCCTTACCTTTACTCTGTTTATGACTTTAAAAATTAGTATCAGAATGGCGATccatttcttgtttcgtttttctccAAACGACATTCAGTTTCTAAATGTCCTACAATTCTACTAGTATTTCAAAATATAGGAAAATTAGGGATCAAAATACCTTGATAGAAACCTCCAAATTTAGTAGCAATCCAAACTTTACTAGGTTTTGATTGCGCAAAATCAACTTCCACTAGAACATTTGCATCATATCCGACTTCACATTTTAAAGTAGCATCATCAATTTTGATAAGATTACCAATTTCCTCACAAATTGTAAACAATATTTTTTCCTTCCAAAACTCCAGATTTATCCCAGGAAAGCGGATCCATACTAATGCTTTTGAACTTCTTTAATGTGCAAGACGAAGGTCTAAAAACCATTTTTTGATCCTTCAAATATAATTGGTTATCTCCAATAAACCAGATATGATATGCTTATGATCCACCTCATTATCTAATTGAAttgtgaaaaaaaaaaccttCTTGAAGGAATCAGTTTATAATCACCAACcaattttcattgttttcgaaAAATTACAGCAACATCAAAGAATTTAATTTTCTGTAAATTTAATCTTCCTATCAAAGAAAACTTTCATGGATCTAATCCTCATCAAAAAGATCATCAGGCCAAACAATTGATGGTATTTTGTTTTTTTCACCAAACCTAATTTCTCCGACAATTTTCCACTAGAAATTTCGGTTTCGGACAAAAATCCAAACCATTTTTATTAATAAACATTAATAATTAAGATATGTAATAAAGGTAAAACAAGATAAAAATCAAACCTGAATTAATCATGATTATTAAAGTCgatgggcctaactaacctcgaaaattgAATTTCAATGTTAGAGTTTCCCAAGACTTATAAACTGCATGATCTTAAACTTCATACTATGTGAGACAAATAATTCAATACGCCTCCTCATATGTAGCCACGTTGGGTCTAGCAGATGGACAAtaagttagagcattgctcggtcaaacttacatgtgttgctatatcaaccttgttgtcaaatttagttttcaaaactatatcttgatttctagtctacaattagttaagtcttggtCTAAGATTGAGGTAGTTGATAAACGAACcaatcatcatttgcgttctaccgtttgaaggcgaagatcaaccgaaccttttagagaacttcatcaacaaaaggtaagtgaagactgaaccacctttttctcaagttatattcacctttccatccttgagacgattgtcgGCGTATTATTGTTGTCTGTTTTTCAAAATGGAAAAAATGTGGACGAAAAAACTATGTTTACCGACGTGCAACGCACGAGCACTCTACCACATTATATTTCTTTTTCAAACGacgatgttatttctttttccgcattatattgtttatctttataattaaaatatcacaagttgtgcgttgatcaatcacagtaaaTAGGtacaaccttgtttgttggataagacttgactgacccttggatattggtctttggtaccgtccaagaactctttttgttgtttgtttcacTTCAAATACGCTGAATTCAAATGTCTATAACgaaacaaacaacaaaaagaaaattgaTCAAAATGAAATGAAGTAAAATGAGATCGAGCTTTCCGGCTTTGAAATTCAAAACAACAACGTAAACAATAAATTTTTTGTAATAACCAAGATATGGAGGTGTAAAGAAATCAACCAAAAACAGAAGTGCTCTCTCTGTGTCTCTTATGTATGACTGTTATTGTTCTCTCCAATTTCAAAAGCATCTGAAACCACCCTAACGGTGGTTCTTCCCACAATACATCCCTCAATACCTCTTTTATAGTCGTTATTTTATCGTTATTCACCGGATACCACCATCCCATGAACGGAAAATCTAATAATCAAGAAATTTATATATCTAACTATAACCCATGTAGTTTGTTCCTTGTTTCTGTCTCTCTTTCTATAAGTTTTGATTGAATATCCTGATTTTGTAAGGTTCTAAGACTCTGTTATCTTTTGATGCTGGTTCTAAGACACCTTGGTTCTAATACACCGAAGACTCTAAGttttacaaagacataaaagatactaaagaaaaaaaaggttacAAAGATACTAAAGACACCGAAGACTTTATATTACTCGGAAGATTTCtaagctattttttttttgaagacatCAAAATCCTAAATTCATATTCTGTAAAGTTAACCCATACTGTTCAAATTGGTTTATCTGCATCGTCTCTACTTCTTCTCTGAATTTATTGTTTATTGTTGATGTTATTTTTGTCTCTTTGTTTAGTGATTGTGAATCGCCTTAACCCAATTAAAATTTTGGTCTCTAGTTTGGCTAACATAAAATCTAGTACTTAAATTCTTCTATTTGGCTTTTAAATTTATTTCCTGTACTGCCAGTCTTCTGTCTGTTGTTTTGTCC
This genomic stretch from Papaver somniferum cultivar HN1 chromosome 5, ASM357369v1, whole genome shotgun sequence harbors:
- the LOC113277249 gene encoding uncharacterized protein LOC113277249, with translation MLNNSKEFVLRSVARSNGGTGTISEAIASISQYGQVMANVRSYEGDLVLSKSYVNQTSSTKAINARIISKKKVMAMATVYRDGAREVVAKEVGDDEEDKENQGFPRLLLRKKSYFREHLERGKESQGSSPAIDMNKLIGNLHSTLFGAPRPAPSHQNLDGEDNVPRK